The following proteins are encoded in a genomic region of Ornithinibacillus sp. 4-3:
- the rbfA gene encoding 30S ribosome-binding factor RbfA: MSNIRANRVAEQIKKELGDILNNKIKDPRVGFVTVTDVEVTGDLQQSKVFISVLGDEKKKEDTLLGLAKASGFIRSEIGSRIRLRKTPEISFEFDNAYEYGSHIESLLRDLNNK, encoded by the coding sequence ATGAGTAATATTCGAGCTAATCGTGTAGCAGAACAAATAAAAAAAGAATTAGGCGATATCCTTAATAATAAAATTAAAGATCCTCGTGTTGGTTTTGTCACGGTTACAGATGTAGAAGTAACTGGTGATTTACAACAATCAAAAGTTTTTATTTCTGTTCTTGGAGACGAGAAGAAAAAGGAAGATACATTACTTGGGTTAGCAAAAGCAAGTGGTTTTATTCGCTCTGAGATCGGCAGTCGAATACGCTTAAGAAAAACTCCGGAAATATCCTTTGAATTTGATAATGCGTATGAATACGGATCACATATTGAATCTTTACTTCGTGATTTGAACAATAAATAA
- the rnpM gene encoding RNase P modulator RnpM, whose translation MVRKRKVPLRKCIVSNEMKTKEEMIRIVRSKEGEISVDLSGKKNGRGAYLSRDLAVIDKAEKTGILNKQFATNVDASIFEELREIIQGNENEK comes from the coding sequence ATGGTGAGAAAGAGAAAAGTACCTCTTAGAAAATGTATTGTTTCTAATGAAATGAAGACAAAAGAAGAAATGATTCGTATTGTTCGAAGTAAAGAAGGGGAAATCTCTGTTGATTTGTCTGGTAAAAAAAACGGGCGTGGAGCTTATTTGTCAAGAGATTTAGCAGTTATCGATAAAGCAGAGAAAACGGGGATTTTAAATAAGCAATTTGCAACAAATGTGGATGCTAGTATTTTCGAAGAGCTTAGAGAAATCATACAGGGTAACGAAAATGAAAAATAA
- a CDS encoding YlxQ family RNA-binding protein: MKNNYLNIIGLAFRAGKCSIGEETIVKDIQKQKAKLVLIANDTGAQTRKKLTDKCTSYHVPYEIVDDRNTLSHAIGKTHRVAIAILDEGFANKIKLLL, translated from the coding sequence ATGAAAAATAATTATTTAAATATCATTGGTCTAGCATTTCGAGCTGGAAAATGTTCAATCGGCGAAGAAACAATTGTAAAAGACATTCAAAAGCAAAAAGCAAAATTAGTATTAATTGCAAATGACACAGGAGCACAGACGAGAAAGAAATTGACGGATAAATGTACTTCTTATCATGTTCCTTATGAAATTGTTGATGATCGTAATACATTATCACATGCTATTGGAAAAACACACAGAGTAGCTATTGCCATTTTAGATGAAGGATTCGCAAATAAAATAAAGTTGTTACTCTAA
- the infB gene encoding translation initiation factor IF-2, with product MSKMRVYEYAKQNNITSKEVIEHLRELNIEITNHMSTVSDEAIEKLDSKFKPSEKKEEKPKQSTNKKENQQNKPQHKQQNKNQNKNKQQNKQQNKNQNKPQKNEQPKEKQVEQKEADTTTKQISYVKKLTVAELAEKLGKETTEIIKKLMFLGVMATKNQDLDDDTIELIASEYDYEVVKEEEPLDDLNFDKYITADKDADLIERPAVVTIMGHVDHGKTTLLDSIRHTKVTEGEAGGITQHIGAYQIERQGKKITFLDTPGHEAFTSMRSRGAEVTDIAVLVVAADDGVMPQTVEAINHAKAAEVPIIIAVNKIDKEAANPDRVMQELTEHGLVPEDWGGDTIFVPLSAIKREGIDDLLEMILLVAEVEEYKANPKKNAFGTVIDAQLDKGRGAVASLLVQNGTLRVGDAIVVGNTYGRVRAMVDDTGNRVTEVGPSTPVEITGLSTVPQAGDQFLVFTNEKQARQIGESRQQQFIQDSRHEQSAVSLDDLFEHIKQGEMKEINIIIKADVQGSAEALSASLQKIEVENVKIKIIHSGAGAINESDVILASASNAIVIGFNVRPDINAQKAAESEGVDIRLHRVIYNAIEEVEAAMKGMLDPEYEEKVIGQAEVRELFKVSRIGTIAGSYVTDGKIGRNSSVRLIRNGIVLFEGEIDALKRFKDDVREVVQGYECGITIKDYNDIKTGDIIEAFVMEEIKR from the coding sequence ATGAGTAAAATGCGCGTTTATGAATATGCAAAACAAAATAATATTACAAGCAAAGAAGTTATTGAACATTTAAGAGAATTAAATATAGAAATCACTAATCATATGTCTACTGTTTCAGATGAAGCAATTGAGAAATTAGACAGTAAGTTTAAGCCTAGTGAAAAGAAGGAAGAGAAACCTAAGCAATCAACAAATAAGAAAGAAAATCAACAAAACAAGCCACAGCATAAGCAACAGAATAAAAACCAAAATAAAAATAAACAGCAAAATAAACAACAAAATAAAAATCAAAATAAACCACAGAAAAATGAGCAACCTAAAGAAAAGCAGGTAGAACAGAAAGAAGCAGATACTACAACAAAGCAGATTTCTTATGTGAAAAAATTAACAGTGGCTGAATTAGCTGAGAAGCTAGGAAAAGAAACAACAGAAATTATCAAAAAGCTAATGTTCCTAGGTGTAATGGCAACGAAAAATCAGGACCTTGATGATGATACAATTGAATTAATTGCATCTGAATATGATTATGAAGTTGTTAAAGAAGAGGAACCTCTTGATGATTTAAATTTCGATAAGTATATTACTGCTGATAAAGACGCAGATTTAATTGAACGTCCAGCAGTTGTTACCATTATGGGACATGTTGACCATGGTAAAACTACTTTATTAGATTCGATTCGTCATACGAAGGTTACAGAAGGCGAAGCAGGTGGAATTACACAGCATATTGGTGCTTACCAAATTGAGCGTCAAGGGAAGAAAATTACTTTCTTAGATACACCAGGACACGAAGCATTTACAAGCATGCGTTCTCGCGGTGCAGAAGTTACAGATATTGCAGTATTAGTAGTAGCTGCAGATGATGGAGTAATGCCACAAACTGTAGAAGCAATTAACCATGCAAAAGCAGCAGAAGTACCGATTATTATTGCAGTAAATAAAATTGATAAAGAAGCAGCAAATCCAGATCGAGTAATGCAGGAGTTAACAGAACATGGATTAGTTCCTGAAGATTGGGGCGGAGATACTATTTTCGTACCACTATCTGCGATTAAAAGAGAAGGTATCGATGATTTACTTGAAATGATTTTACTTGTTGCAGAAGTAGAAGAATATAAAGCAAACCCTAAGAAAAATGCATTTGGTACAGTAATTGATGCACAGCTTGATAAAGGCAGAGGAGCAGTTGCAAGCTTACTTGTACAAAATGGAACATTACGCGTAGGAGATGCAATTGTTGTAGGAAATACGTATGGACGTGTTCGTGCAATGGTTGATGATACAGGTAATCGTGTAACTGAGGTTGGTCCATCTACTCCAGTTGAAATTACTGGTTTAAGCACAGTGCCTCAAGCAGGAGACCAATTCCTTGTATTTACCAATGAAAAGCAAGCTCGACAAATTGGGGAATCTCGTCAGCAACAATTCATTCAAGATAGTAGACATGAGCAAAGTGCTGTTAGCTTAGATGACCTGTTTGAGCATATTAAACAAGGCGAAATGAAGGAAATTAATATCATTATTAAAGCAGATGTACAAGGTTCTGCAGAGGCATTATCCGCTTCTTTACAAAAAATCGAAGTAGAAAATGTGAAGATTAAGATCATTCACTCTGGAGCTGGGGCAATTAATGAATCTGATGTTATTTTAGCATCTGCATCTAATGCCATTGTAATTGGTTTTAATGTTCGTCCTGATATTAACGCTCAAAAAGCGGCAGAATCTGAAGGTGTAGATATTCGTCTCCACCGCGTTATTTATAATGCAATTGAAGAAGTGGAAGCAGCGATGAAAGGTATGCTTGATCCAGAATACGAAGAAAAAGTTATTGGGCAAGCAGAAGTACGTGAGCTATTTAAAGTATCTAGAATCGGAACAATTGCTGGTAGTTATGTAACAGACGGTAAAATTGGCCGTAACTCTAGCGTACGTTTAATTCGTAATGGTATTGTTTTATTTGAAGGAGAAATTGATGCATTAAAACGCTTCAAAGATGATGTAAGAGAAGTTGTACAAGGATACGAATGTGGTATCACTATTAAAGATTATAATGATATTAAAACTGGTGATATTATTGAAGCATTCGTAATGGAAGAAATTAAGCGTTAA
- the rimP gene encoding ribosome maturation factor RimP: MSSKIIESTRELILPIIENEDFELVDIEYVKEGKDWFLRVFIDKDGGISIDECGFVSAALSEKLDEVDFIEGNYYLDVSSPGVERPLKNKTDFEKNVGKNVYVSLYAPIDNQKEYEGVLKHFDEDVATIEYKDKTRKSTVEIPYDKIAKARLAVVL; this comes from the coding sequence GTGAGCAGTAAAATTATTGAATCAACAAGAGAACTGATTTTGCCAATTATCGAAAATGAAGACTTCGAACTGGTTGATATTGAGTATGTAAAAGAAGGTAAGGACTGGTTTCTGCGAGTGTTTATTGATAAAGACGGTGGAATTAGCATAGATGAATGTGGTTTTGTTTCTGCGGCATTAAGTGAAAAACTAGATGAAGTAGATTTTATAGAAGGTAATTATTATTTAGATGTTTCTTCCCCAGGGGTAGAACGTCCTTTGAAAAATAAAACTGATTTTGAAAAAAATGTCGGTAAAAACGTTTATGTTTCTTTGTACGCACCAATTGATAACCAAAAGGAATATGAAGGGGTTTTAAAGCATTTTGATGAAGATGTTGCAACCATTGAATATAAAGATAAAACAAGAAAAAGTACAGTTGAAATTCCGTATGACAAAATTGCAAAGGCCAGACTTGCCGTAGTTTTATAA
- the rseP gene encoding RIP metalloprotease RseP, with protein sequence MNTIIAFIFMFGLLVFVHEFGHLILAKRTGMLAREFAIGFGPKIFSFTKNETLYTIRLLPLGGYVRVAGEDPEIIELKPGHHVGLEFDENGKVAKIIVNNKSKHPNARIIEIEKVDLNHELMIEGYEIDEPSELLRFEVKRDAFFVMDETETQIAPYDRQFASKSVGQRAAQLFAGPFMNFLLAIVIFIILGVAYGVPSEQAIIGEVVDDSPAAEAGFQSGDKVIQIDDQAITTWEEFTTIVRESPEEELQMTVERDGQQENLLVIPQAETAENITFGQVGVQLAFEKSLWKSLTNGVSQTYETTKLILTNLFMLVTGQLSIEMLSGPVGIYDVTDQVVQTGLHNFLMWTAMLSINLGIINLIPLPALDGGRLLFIGIEAVRGKPIDPQKEGMVHFFGFALLMLLMIIVTWNDIQRLFL encoded by the coding sequence ATGAATACGATAATTGCCTTTATTTTTATGTTTGGATTATTGGTGTTTGTTCATGAATTTGGCCATTTAATTTTAGCAAAGCGCACAGGAATGCTAGCTAGAGAATTTGCGATTGGATTTGGACCGAAAATATTTTCATTTACTAAGAACGAAACACTTTATACGATTCGTCTTCTACCATTAGGTGGTTATGTAAGAGTAGCAGGTGAAGATCCAGAGATTATTGAATTAAAACCAGGTCACCATGTTGGTTTAGAATTCGATGAGAATGGAAAAGTAGCAAAAATTATTGTAAATAATAAATCAAAACATCCTAATGCTCGAATTATCGAAATAGAAAAAGTCGATTTGAATCATGAATTAATGATTGAAGGATATGAGATTGATGAGCCTTCAGAATTATTACGTTTTGAAGTAAAACGTGACGCATTTTTTGTAATGGATGAAACAGAAACACAAATTGCTCCATATGATCGTCAGTTTGCTTCGAAATCAGTTGGACAAAGAGCAGCTCAGCTCTTTGCTGGACCATTCATGAACTTTTTATTAGCGATTGTGATTTTTATTATTTTAGGTGTCGCTTATGGGGTACCTTCAGAACAAGCTATTATTGGTGAAGTGGTAGATGATAGCCCTGCAGCAGAAGCAGGCTTCCAATCAGGGGATAAAGTTATCCAAATAGATGACCAAGCAATTACGACATGGGAAGAATTTACGACCATTGTAAGAGAAAGTCCAGAAGAAGAATTGCAAATGACTGTAGAACGAGATGGCCAGCAAGAGAATTTGCTTGTTATACCACAAGCAGAAACAGCAGAGAATATTACTTTTGGTCAAGTAGGTGTTCAATTAGCATTTGAAAAATCATTATGGAAGTCTTTAACAAATGGTGTTTCACAAACATATGAAACGACAAAGCTTATTTTAACTAATTTATTTATGTTAGTGACTGGTCAGCTGTCTATCGAAATGTTATCTGGTCCAGTAGGAATCTATGATGTGACAGATCAGGTTGTTCAAACAGGATTGCATAATTTCTTGATGTGGACAGCAATGTTAAGTATTAACTTAGGAATTATCAATTTAATTCCACTTCCTGCACTTGATGGTGGTAGATTACTTTTCATTGGAATTGAAGCAGTTAGAGGAAAACCTATTGATCCGCAAAAAGAAGGAATGGTTCACTTCTTTGGATTTGCTTTATTGATGCTTTTAATGATTATTGTGACATGGAACGATATCCAAAGACTATTTTTATAA
- a CDS encoding PolC-type DNA polymerase III: MDISGKEKMLLLLQQIQLPDEMVNAHFLESSIKKVEIFKQTKTWHFHIHVGQLLPINVLEVFRNQLAQSFQHIASTEVTISAEDNQCSEDLLLDYWKFFIQQTQLLPAHKELLNGQLPQITNQKITISARNGAEGSSLKRNLQESFHVFCTKNGIPTYTVDVEIKANEADVQEFRKQQAEEDRKLAFEMVQNQQNREEQKNKMEAEKPLAIGYPIKDDPIRMEEILEEEQRITVQGYIFAVEERKLRSGRTLLIVKATDYTDSLEIKMFSRNDDDVKIFSQVKKGIWVRARGKIQTDMYSNELAMMASDMEEVRVPTRQDLAEEKRVELHAHTTMSQLDAVVSPGRLIEQAAKWGHKAIAITDHSGVQGFPEAFSASKKNNIKVLYGLEANLVDDGVPIAYNEAHLELDEGTYVVFDVETTGLSAVYDTIIELAAVKIYKGEIIDRFESFANPHRALSDVIIDITGITDDMLVDAPEVDKVLTDFRNWMGDAVLVAHNATFDIGFLNEGFRKLDYEKISNPIIDTLELSRFLLPDLGNHRLNTLCKYYDIELTQHHRAIYDAEATGYLTWKLIRELIKLDITHHDQLNQHMGEGNAYQRSRPYHCILLAQTQEGMKNLYKIVSQSHIDYFYRVPRVPRSLLNKLREGILVGSGCDQGEVFETMMQKSVDEAENVASFYDYIEVHPPANYSHLIERGLVQNEAQLFDIIKKLIDLGKRLDKKVVATGNVHYIDKHEKLYRQILIASQKGNPLNRVTLPDTSFRTTDEMLLAFQFLGHDMAHKIVVENSNAIANMIEDVVPIQDKLYTPEIEGAENEVRELTYSMAHHIYGEQLPEIVSERIEKELSSILGHGFGVIYLISHKLVKKSLMDGYLVGSRGSVGSSLVATMMEITEVNPLPAHYVCPECHYNEFITDGSYASGFDLPDKKCPHCNHELAKDGQDIPFETFLGFKGDKVPDIDLNFSGEYQTHAHNYTKELFGEDYVYRAGTIGTIAEKTAFGYVKGYASDHQLHMKNAEIERLVQGCTGVKRTTGQHPGGIIVVPDNMEIYDFTPIQFPADDRKSEWRTTHFDFHSIDSNLLKLDILGHDDPTVIRMLQDLSGLDPQKLAIDDEKVMSIFSSTEALGVTSEQIDCKTGTLGVPEFGTSFVRQMLEETKPKTFAELVIISGLSHGTDVWLGNAQNLINDGICQLPEVIGCRDDIMVYLMHQGLEASLAFTIMESVRKGKGLQDEWIVEMKKQQVPDWYIDSCQKIKYMFPKAHATAYVLMAVRIAYFKVHHPILFYAAYFSIRADDFELDVMVKGSNAIRKRMEEIKAKGNDATTKEKNLLTVLNVSLEMWERGIKFEKVDLYKSSATDFIIEGDSLIPPFSAVEGLGVNAAHNIVKVREDGEFLSKEDLRERSRISNTVLEYLDQHGCLEGMAEKNQLSLF; this comes from the coding sequence ATGGACATTTCAGGAAAAGAGAAAATGCTCCTGCTCTTACAACAAATTCAGTTACCTGATGAGATGGTTAATGCTCATTTTCTAGAAAGTTCGATAAAAAAGGTGGAAATTTTTAAGCAGACCAAGACATGGCATTTTCATATTCATGTTGGTCAACTATTACCAATAAATGTGCTAGAAGTATTCCGTAATCAATTAGCACAGTCCTTTCAACATATTGCTTCTACAGAAGTTACAATTTCTGCTGAGGATAATCAATGTTCGGAAGATTTGCTCCTTGATTATTGGAAATTCTTTATTCAGCAAACACAGTTATTACCAGCACATAAAGAATTACTCAACGGACAACTCCCACAAATCACAAATCAAAAAATAACTATTTCTGCTAGAAATGGTGCAGAAGGAAGTTCATTAAAACGAAACCTACAAGAGAGCTTCCATGTTTTCTGTACGAAGAATGGAATTCCTACATATACAGTGGACGTGGAAATTAAAGCAAATGAAGCAGATGTACAGGAGTTCCGTAAACAGCAGGCAGAAGAGGATAGAAAACTTGCGTTCGAAATGGTACAAAATCAACAAAATAGAGAAGAACAGAAGAATAAGATGGAAGCTGAGAAACCATTAGCAATTGGTTATCCAATTAAAGATGATCCGATAAGGATGGAAGAAATATTAGAGGAAGAGCAACGAATTACTGTGCAAGGTTATATATTTGCAGTAGAAGAACGGAAGCTTCGTTCAGGACGTACATTATTAATTGTAAAAGCTACTGACTACACAGATTCATTAGAAATTAAAATGTTCTCACGAAATGATGATGATGTTAAAATCTTTTCACAAGTGAAAAAGGGTATTTGGGTAAGGGCAAGAGGAAAGATTCAAACAGATATGTATTCTAATGAGTTAGCAATGATGGCTTCAGATATGGAAGAAGTAAGAGTACCAACTCGTCAGGATTTAGCAGAGGAAAAACGCGTGGAGCTACATGCACATACAACAATGAGTCAGTTGGATGCAGTTGTTTCACCTGGTAGACTTATTGAACAAGCTGCAAAATGGGGACATAAGGCAATTGCGATTACAGATCATTCGGGTGTACAAGGATTCCCAGAAGCGTTTTCTGCTAGCAAAAAAAATAATATTAAAGTACTTTATGGATTAGAAGCCAACTTGGTTGATGATGGGGTTCCAATCGCTTACAATGAAGCACATTTGGAACTAGATGAAGGTACCTATGTGGTGTTCGACGTAGAAACAACGGGTCTCTCTGCAGTATATGACACCATTATTGAGTTAGCAGCTGTTAAAATTTATAAAGGAGAGATCATTGATCGTTTTGAATCCTTTGCTAATCCACATCGAGCCTTATCAGATGTTATCATTGATATTACTGGTATTACAGATGATATGTTAGTGGATGCGCCTGAAGTAGATAAAGTTTTAACTGACTTTAGAAACTGGATGGGAGATGCGGTTTTAGTTGCACATAATGCTACTTTCGATATTGGATTTTTAAATGAAGGCTTTCGTAAATTAGATTATGAGAAGATTAGCAATCCGATAATTGATACGCTTGAGTTATCTCGCTTCTTACTACCTGATCTAGGAAACCATCGTTTAAATACATTATGTAAATATTATGATATCGAATTAACTCAGCATCACCGAGCAATCTATGATGCTGAGGCTACAGGTTATTTGACTTGGAAATTGATTAGAGAGCTAATAAAACTTGATATTACACATCATGATCAGTTAAATCAGCATATGGGCGAAGGAAATGCTTATCAGCGCTCTAGACCATATCATTGTATACTACTTGCTCAAACGCAAGAAGGAATGAAAAACTTATATAAAATTGTGTCTCAGTCACATATCGATTATTTCTACCGAGTCCCAAGAGTACCAAGATCTTTACTAAACAAACTTCGTGAAGGAATTCTAGTAGGTTCTGGATGTGATCAAGGAGAAGTATTTGAAACAATGATGCAGAAGTCTGTTGACGAGGCAGAAAATGTAGCTTCATTTTATGATTATATTGAAGTACATCCACCTGCCAATTATTCACATCTTATTGAGCGAGGACTTGTACAAAATGAAGCACAGCTCTTTGATATCATTAAGAAATTAATTGATCTAGGAAAACGTCTAGATAAAAAAGTAGTTGCTACAGGGAATGTCCATTATATCGACAAGCATGAAAAATTATATCGACAAATATTGATTGCTTCACAGAAGGGTAATCCTTTAAATCGAGTTACGCTACCAGATACATCATTTCGTACAACAGATGAAATGTTATTAGCCTTTCAATTTCTAGGTCATGACATGGCGCATAAGATCGTAGTGGAGAATTCTAATGCGATAGCAAATATGATTGAGGATGTCGTACCTATTCAAGATAAGTTATATACACCAGAAATTGAAGGTGCGGAGAATGAAGTTCGTGAATTAACGTATTCTATGGCACATCATATATACGGAGAACAATTACCAGAAATTGTCTCGGAGCGAATAGAAAAAGAATTAAGTAGTATATTAGGTCATGGCTTCGGTGTTATCTACTTAATTTCTCATAAACTAGTGAAAAAATCATTAATGGATGGATACTTAGTAGGGTCACGTGGATCGGTTGGATCTTCACTTGTAGCTACAATGATGGAAATTACCGAAGTAAATCCATTACCAGCACATTATGTATGCCCAGAATGTCACTATAATGAATTCATTACAGATGGTTCTTATGCTAGTGGCTTTGATTTACCAGATAAAAAATGTCCGCATTGTAACCATGAGCTAGCAAAGGATGGACAAGATATCCCATTTGAAACATTCTTAGGGTTTAAAGGAGATAAAGTTCCAGATATTGATCTTAACTTCTCTGGAGAGTACCAGACTCATGCACATAACTACACGAAAGAGTTATTTGGTGAAGATTATGTATATCGTGCGGGTACGATTGGTACGATTGCTGAGAAAACAGCCTTTGGTTATGTAAAAGGATATGCATCAGACCATCAGCTTCATATGAAAAATGCAGAAATTGAAAGACTTGTTCAAGGGTGTACCGGTGTAAAAAGAACAACTGGACAGCATCCAGGGGGGATTATTGTTGTCCCTGATAATATGGAAATCTATGACTTTACACCAATTCAGTTTCCAGCAGATGATCGAAAAAGTGAATGGCGTACCACTCATTTCGACTTTCACTCGATTGATAGTAATTTATTAAAACTGGATATACTTGGACACGATGATCCAACCGTAATTCGTATGCTACAAGATTTAAGTGGATTAGATCCACAGAAGTTAGCTATAGATGATGAAAAAGTAATGAGTATATTTTCAAGTACAGAAGCATTAGGAGTGACCTCAGAGCAGATTGATTGTAAAACAGGTACACTCGGAGTTCCAGAGTTTGGTACATCTTTTGTACGACAAATGCTAGAAGAAACAAAACCAAAAACCTTCGCTGAATTGGTAATCATCTCTGGATTATCACATGGTACAGATGTTTGGCTAGGTAATGCACAAAACTTGATTAATGACGGAATTTGTCAATTACCAGAGGTTATCGGTTGTCGTGATGATATTATGGTTTATTTAATGCATCAAGGCCTAGAAGCATCTTTAGCTTTCACCATTATGGAATCTGTCCGTAAAGGAAAAGGATTACAGGATGAATGGATCGTAGAAATGAAGAAACAGCAGGTACCAGATTGGTATATCGATTCCTGTCAGAAAATCAAATACATGTTTCCAAAAGCACATGCTACTGCATATGTTTTAATGGCAGTGCGTATAGCTTATTTTAAAGTACACCATCCAATTCTCTTTTATGCAGCGTATTTTTCTATTCGTGCAGACGACTTTGAATTAGATGTGATGGTAAAAGGTTCAAATGCCATCCGCAAACGAATGGAAGAAATTAAGGCAAAAGGTAATGATGCAACAACAAAAGAGAAGAACTTATTAACAGTATTAAACGTATCACTAGAAATGTGGGAACGAGGAATTAAATTCGAAAAGGTAGACTTATATAAATCAAGTGCAACAGATTTTATTATTGAAGGAGATTCACTTATTCCACCATTTAGTGCAGTAGAAGGACTGGGGGTCAATGCGGCACACAATATCGTGAAAGTCCGTGAAGATGGCGAATTTTTATCAAAAGAAGATTTACGTGAACGAAGCAGAATCTCCAATACAGTGCTTGAATATTTAGACCAACACGGATGTTTAGAAGGAATGGCTGAGAAGAATCAATTATCATTATTTTAG
- the nusA gene encoding transcription termination factor NusA → MSNQLFEAIDFLEKEKGIDKEVLLDALEAALISAYKKNFKSASNVKVEINEEAGKLQVFICKTVVEEVENIQEEISLEEAREIDPNYQVDDVIDVEITPKDFGRIAAQAAKQVVTQRVREAERGVIFSEYVDREEEVMTGIIQRKDKRFIYVNLGKIEAKLAEAEQMAADEYEIHDRIKVFVTKVENTSKGPQIYISRSHPGLLKRLFEMEVPEIYDGTVEIKSIAREAGDRSKISVYAENPEIDPVGSCVGQGGQRVQAIVNELKGEKIDVIEWSEDPVTYVSNALSPSKVISVMINEEEKSTTVIVPDYQLSLAIGKRGQNARLAAKLTGWKIDIKSESVAKEEGLLVEKEEDLLDDDDLLFD, encoded by the coding sequence GTGAGCAATCAATTGTTCGAAGCGATTGATTTTTTAGAAAAGGAAAAAGGTATTGATAAGGAAGTGCTTTTAGACGCTTTAGAAGCGGCACTTATTTCTGCCTATAAGAAGAATTTTAAGTCAGCATCAAATGTGAAAGTTGAAATAAATGAAGAAGCAGGCAAGCTTCAAGTGTTCATCTGCAAAACAGTAGTGGAAGAAGTAGAGAACATACAAGAGGAGATTTCTTTAGAAGAAGCTAGAGAAATTGATCCAAATTACCAGGTTGATGATGTAATTGATGTAGAGATTACTCCGAAAGACTTTGGAAGAATTGCAGCACAAGCAGCAAAACAAGTTGTTACACAGCGTGTTAGAGAAGCAGAGCGCGGTGTGATTTTTAGTGAATATGTAGACCGTGAAGAAGAGGTCATGACAGGTATTATTCAGCGTAAAGATAAGCGATTTATCTACGTAAACTTAGGTAAAATCGAAGCAAAATTAGCAGAAGCTGAACAAATGGCGGCAGATGAATATGAAATTCATGATCGTATTAAAGTGTTTGTTACGAAAGTGGAAAACACAAGTAAAGGACCACAAATTTATATTTCACGCTCTCATCCAGGTTTACTTAAACGTTTATTTGAGATGGAAGTACCAGAAATTTATGATGGTACAGTAGAAATTAAGTCAATTGCTCGTGAAGCAGGAGATCGCTCTAAGATTTCCGTTTATGCAGAAAACCCAGAAATTGATCCAGTAGGCTCTTGTGTAGGGCAAGGTGGCCAAAGAGTTCAAGCAATTGTTAATGAACTTAAAGGAGAGAAAATTGATGTTATTGAATGGTCAGAAGATCCGGTAACATATGTCTCTAATGCATTAAGCCCTTCAAAAGTAATTTCCGTTATGATTAATGAAGAAGAAAAGTCGACTACAGTAATTGTTCCAGATTATCAACTGTCTTTAGCAATTGGAAAGCGTGGACAGAACGCACGCCTAGCAGCTAAGTTAACAGGATGGAAAATTGATATTAAGAGTGAATCTGTTGCGAAAGAAGAAGGATTACTAGTAGAAAAAGAAGAAGATTTATTAGATGACGACGATCTTTTGTTTGATTAA
- a CDS encoding DUF503 domain-containing protein, with the protein MILYLEVECTIYASFSLKDKRSVIKRMIAKLRKDFNVSVAELEFQELWQRAKLGIVTISNERLHAEQTLAAVIRTIDSFPEIERTITKQEII; encoded by the coding sequence ATGATTCTTTATCTAGAGGTTGAGTGCACAATTTATGCATCTTTTTCTCTTAAGGATAAACGTTCTGTAATCAAGCGAATGATTGCTAAATTAAGAAAAGATTTTAATGTTTCTGTGGCAGAGCTAGAATTTCAGGAGCTGTGGCAACGAGCAAAATTAGGAATTGTAACTATTTCTAATGAAAGATTACATGCAGAACAGACATTAGCAGCAGTTATTCGAACAATTGACTCATTTCCAGAAATCGAACGAACTATTACGAAACAAGAAATCATTTAA